Proteins encoded by one window of Vigna radiata var. radiata cultivar VC1973A chromosome 5, Vradiata_ver6, whole genome shotgun sequence:
- the LOC106761702 gene encoding 1-aminocyclopropane-1-carboxylate oxidase 1: MDFRAPPPSPVAAARRTSSLSNDDVFRRFLETSLRLPNINNNHQNPLPKVDFRSLGSDDALRHVISDSFATVGCFQLLNHGIPLDVIASPAEASIAIFQVPPEKRGGVTRSVESPWGFEEDDEFVWGRDKEFNLRMQQLSAARYSNFNKKMENLVARIEKVAEKILQVIFEDSPRKVANSMEMIGGIERGTVCSVYKHCSDKTSGECGNSLNYDVIRMVMRGNRYSHCLCLHLCGGSSEFQVYSKKGWLSFFPEKGALVITAGDQTQMFSDGQYKHVIGRPIFKGEKEDCISMAFLCSAPNNKSNFEDSGERTISLGLQVLLAMILTLVCHVLICL; the protein is encoded by the exons ATGGATTTCCGTGCCCCGCCGCCATCTCCCGTGGCCGCTGCCAGGCGAACGTCCTCGCTCTCCAACGACGACGTTTTCCGCCGATTCTTGGAGACCTCTCTCCGTCTCCCCAACATTAACAACAACCACCAAAATCCGCTTCCAAAGGTTGACTTTCGCTCCTTAGGTTCCGACGACGCTCTTCGTCACGTCATTTCGGACTCTTTCGCAACTGTCGGATGCTTTCAACTGCTCAACCATGGGATTCCACTGGACGTGATCGCGTCGCCGGCGGAAGCTTCCATCGCAATTTTCCAGGTGCCGCCGGAGAAGCGAGGCGGCGTGACGAGGTCAGTGGAGAGCCCGTGGGGTTTCGAGGAAGATGACGAATTCGTCTGGGGAAGAGATAAGGAGTTCAACCTCAGAATGCAGCAACTTTCGGCAGCCCGATATTCCAATTTCAA TAAGAAGATGGAGAATCTTGTGGCAAGGATAGAGAAGGTGGCCGAGAAAATTTTGCAAGTGATATTCGAAGATTCTCCCCGAAAAGTTGCAAATTCTATGGAAATGATTGGTGGGATTGAACGTGGGACAGTTTGTTCTGTTTATAAGCACTGCTCTGATAAGACGTCAGGAGAATGTGGTAACTCTTTAAACTATGATGTGATTAGAATGGTGATGAGGGGAAACCGATACTCTCATTGCTTGTGCTTGCATCTATGTGGTGGGTCTTCTGAGTTTCAGGTTTACTCTAAGAAAGGTTGGCTCTCTTTCTTTCCAGAAAAAGGAGCCCTTGTAATCACCGCTGGAGACCAAACTCAG ATGTTCAGTGATGGGCAGTACAAGCACGTGATTGGAAGGCCAATATTTAAAGGGGAGAAAGAGGACTGCATTTCAATGGCTTTCCTCTGTTCAGCGCCAAACAACAAGAGCAATTTTGAAGACAGTGGTGAAAGAACTATTTCACTGGGCTTGCAAGTCCTATTGGCCATGATTTTGACCCTTGTGTGTCATGTCCTGATTTGTCTCTAA